AGTGCGCAGGTCATTGAGGTCGACCAGTAGACCGTCGATGACTTGACGATTAACAACAAATATCTCGCGTCCGTCAGGGCCGAGTAGATAGACGTTGTTTCCGATTTCAGTCAGTGTGCCGATGCTGAGCGATATGGTTTGCTCGCCCTCGGCGATTACCAGCCTGAGCAAAGGGTCGTCCAGACCGTAGTCTGCCAGAGTTTGCCCGGATTTTTCGATTTCATCGACGGGGAAGGAGGCGTCTTCTTCTAGAAACTGCAGTTGGTTGAGAATGCGGTTGATGGCAAAGTAGTTGGCCGACCATTGCATGGGCTGGGTGATGGTCCAGGTAGAGCCTTTCCGCTCCAGAATACGCGGGCTTTCCAGGCCGCGGCCGTGTAGTTCGATGCGGTCCGCATCGAGCAGTTCGCGGCCGATCTGTCCAGACAGGCCGCCGAGCTCGGGCTGCACCTGATTGGCCTGTTTGTTGAGGTAGGCGATGAGGCCGAAGGTAATGACGTTGAGCGCGAGTAGAAAGACTGTGAATTTGAAGCGCATGTTCTTAGCGGCGGCGGATGAGATAGATGAGCAAACCCAGCAGCGCGGTGGCTCCCGGTAGAATTGCAAAGTAAATGAGTATGCGGTTGAGGTCCCGCTCGCTCATGACGACTTGATAGCTTTCGAGTGGACGGGTAGCGATCTTGAGCAGGCTGTTTTTGGAGAGCGCCCAATTGATGGAATTGAAAAACAGGGTGCGGTTACCAAAGGCGCGTAGGCGGTTGTTGGTAATGAAGTCAGAATTACCAAAGGCGACAAAGCGGCCACCGGGGATGTTGATGCCGAGTTCAGTGCCTGCGGTGCGTGTGGATACCGTGGCGATGGTGATGGGGCCTTTGAGGTCGCGCCCCGCGTCGAATTGAATCGGGTCCTGCGTGCGGTAGTCGCGCTCGCCCCAGCTCTGATCGGAGGTGCCGATGATTTGAGTCACTTTGAGGCGGGGGTCTTTGAGCGAGCCGGGATCGGTGCGCATGGGGCGAGGTTGCCCGAAGAGCGCGGTGATCTGGTAGTCGACCAGTAGATTTGTAATGGGGTGTTCGGCGAAGCGACGGATGATGAGGTCGCCCCCTTGTGAGCGAAAGTCGGGGCCGTCGTCCACCACGACCATGTCGTCGGCGAGTACGCCCCAGTCGTAAAAGAGCTCTTCCATGCCATGGCGACGGCCGGGATCAATGAGCACGATCATGCGGCCATTACGCTCGTTCATGTAGCGGCGTAGTTTTTCCACTTCCTCGGGGAGTAGGCTGGCTTGTGGCGAGGGCACGACGATGAGGTCGGCGTCGGCGGGCACATTTTCATCCACTGCGAGGTCGATGGTGGCGAGGGTGTAGTTACGCTCACGCAGAAAGGCTTCGAGCTGCGAGAGTCCACGTAGTGGGTCGACGTCGTCCAGTCGCATTTCGCCGTGGCCGACGAGGAAATAGATTTTGTCCTCATCCTTGGAGGAGACGTCGATGATGGCGGAGGTAATCGCTTTTTCGCCACGGAAGCCGGCGATTTGATTGTTCTCGACCTCATATAGATCCGCTTGGCGGATCTCACGAGTGCGTTCGCCCATGGCGACTAGGATTATGTTTTCTTGGGTGAGGTTGTATTTGTTGGCGAGTTCCTGTGCGCGCTTGCGCTGCCGGTAGATGTCGACGAATTCGATATTGATGTAGGCTTTGCCTTCGTGCATGCCTGCGGCTTCGTACTCGCGAAAGATTTTGCGCAAATGCTGATGGATTTGCTGTTGCTCGGCGACATCGGGGTCGTTGGGAATCGTGACGATAATGTCGACGGGCTCCTCCAGCTCACGAATGTAGGCTTTGGACTCGGGGGCGAGGGTATAGCTACCGGACTGGGTGAGGTCGATGCGGCCGTAGTATTTGGCTGCCAGATAATTGAGTGAGGCGATCAGGCATAGCCCGAGGACGATTTGCACCGATCGGTTGACGATGCGAAAACGCCGTGCGACGCGATATTCGTTGAAACGGTTGATTTGCATTGGGCAGTTTAGGCTTTCGCTTCGATCACTAGGGTGGAGAGGCCCAACAATAGAAAAGTTGTGCTGGCGTAATAAAAGAAGGGCCGTGTATCTATGATTCCGCGTGAGAAATCGTCCAGGTGTTCAAAGATCTGGAGGTAATTGACCGTAGCGACGACCCAGGATGAAAGTTCGCCACCGGCGTCGGCAAGGTTGGCCATCTGTTGGCCACCGATAATGACGACAAATAGGGTCGTGAAGCTGAGCATGCCTGCCACTAATTGGCTGCGGGTGACGCTGCTGGCAAAAATCCCGATTGAGATGAAGAGCATGCCACTGGTCGCGAGAAAAAGAAAACTGCCCGCGAGGGGGGCGAGATCGAGGAGTGCGCCACTTTCTGCGGCGTGCGGGTAGAGTTTTTGAGTGATAAATGGGAAGCCGATGGTGAGCACCCATAGTAGCATGTAAAAGAGATAGGCGCCGGCGAATTTACTGAGAATGACGGCTACACGTGATGTGGGCGTGGTCATGAGCGTGTCTAGAGTGCCAATGCTGCGCTCGCCGGCAATGCTGCGCATCGTCAGGAGCGGCACGACAAAGAACACCGGGATCCAGAAGATGCTGAAGAATTGCACTGTGGGGAGCACTTCTGAGGGAGTATTGATCATTCCGCGCAAGATGGCCCAATACAGGAAGCCCATTAAGCTGAGGAACAGCACCGCCGCGATGTAGGTGGGCGGGCTGATGAACAACATACGTAGCTCGTGTTTAAGTAGTATGAAAAAATGGCGCATGATCTAAATGACTGCTGGCAATGGCAAATGAACGGGGGAGCTAGGTGGAAATTTTAGGCTTGGTCTCGATGGTTTCTTCCCAAGAGCGCTTGGTGGCTGCGAGAAAGATCTCTTCGAGATTGGGCTCGCGGGGGGCGAGGCTGTGCAAGGTGAAGCCAGCTTGATTACTGAGGGCTTGAATCAGTTGCGGGCCGATTTCACCTTCTTTTTCAATGCGTAGAGTGAGCTTGCAGTGGTTCTCGGCCTGTGGGGTGTTTTCGAGTATGCTCGCTTCGAGTCCGTTTTGAGCCAGGCAAGGGAGCACTGCCTCGCTGTCGCCATCGATGAGTAAGCTGAAGCGGTTGCCAGGGAGAAATTCCTCTCGTAGCTCAGTGCTCGTGCCGGAAGCGACGATGCGGCCGCGATTGATAATGATCACTCGGTCGCAAGAGCGCTCGATTTCGGGCAAGATGTGACTCGATAGAATGACGGTGTGCTTGCCGCGCAGGTTGTTGATCAGCTTGCGGATGCCTTGGATTTGGTGGGGGTCCAAGCCGATCGTCGGCTCGTCCATGATGATCACTTCGGGATCGCCGAGCAGGGCATCCGCGATGCCGACGCGTTGGCGGAATCCCTTCGAGAGTGTGCCAATGATCTTGCGACGTGCGGTGCGGGCGAGGTCGCAGATCTCCATGGCTTCTTGCACGGTCGCACGCAGCTTACGGCTGGGCACTTCTTTTAAACGGGCGCGGAAGCGTAGATACTCGACGACTCGCATGTCGTCGGGGAGTGGGTTGTTTTCCGGCATGTAGCCGATCTTGCGTTTCACCTCGTGCGGGTTCTGAGCCACACAGATGCCGCCGACCCAGGCCGAGCCTGAAGTGGCTGACATGATGCCTGAGAGAATGCGCATGGTCGTGCTTTTTCCGGCTCCGTTGGGGCCGAGGAAGCCAACAACTTCACCCGGATTGACGGTAAAGTTGACTTTATGGATCGCGGTCAACGCGCCATATTGGCGGGTGAGATCTTTGACGCGTATGCTGGGGGTGGACTCCATAGTTCAGTGCTTGTTTGAGTGAATCCTGCATGCTAAAGGAAAAAATAGACAGCATCAAGGCTCTGTAAGGGGTATTTTACAGGAGTTCCATTCATCAAGCCACTACTCGCCCGCGGGGGGCTGTGCGCTTTTGCCTGTGAAGTAGTCTTTGTATTCAGCGAGGCCGTCTTCGATCGCATCTGCGACGACGATGGATGCCGCGAAAAACATGATAATGGCATTCGATGCGGCATCGCTCTCTTCCAGCACTTGTATACGCTCAGAAAACGCGCGGTTTAACGTTTCCAGCTCCTGATAATACATCTTTAGGCCATCGAGATCCCAGTCGGCTTCGCCGCCTTCTTTGTAAATAAAAAATTGCTGTGTGAGGTAGGCGCTGACGGTGCGATGCAGTGTTTCGCCAAAGGAGCAGAAGGGCATGTGGAAGTTCGCCATGATGCGCAGCTTTTCCAGGATGGGGCAGCCACTGGTCGCCATTTGTAAGCCGAGCATCGAATTCAGTGCGCTTTGTAGATCGCATTGCTGCTTAAATATGCGTCTGTGAGTGACTACGCTGAGGTCGATCTGCTCGACCGAAGCTGAATTTTTAAAGGTTTCGAGCACTTCGTGCACGCGCACCGCGGCAGGACAATGTAGGCAAGAGGGGCTTGTGAGCGGGCAGTTGGGACACTGCTTGGTTTCCAGCTTGGTCCACTCGGGGTAGGGCTGTGGGATGGGGATCGGTGGGCGAGTGTGCGTGGAGCTTTTACCGATGCCGATTGTAAATATCAGTTCTTCCGCTCCAAGTCCGAAGACATATTTGATCGTATCGGGGGCAGTCAGGTTCACAAAGACATATCAAACGGAAAATATGCCACTTGGCAAGACGCTTAGTAGCTCGGCTGTCGGGGCATATTAGGGGGAGGTTTTCGGGCGTGCTCAGATGGCTAATGACAGTCGCTGGCTTCTGAATTAAGGTTTATCGAACTTCGGTGGAGGAGGCCGGTGTCGGCAATTTATCGCCGCATACCTTACAATAGGTGGCGTCATGATCATGGCTTTCCCATCCACAAGCAGGGCAGATGGGGTCGCTGTCGGATGAGGGCGTGGCGGGATGTGTCATTTCCGCAGTCACGATCGCGGTGGGGACTGCAATGATTCCGTAGCCTATAATCATGATGATCGAGGCCACAAACTGGCCC
The nucleotide sequence above comes from Coraliomargarita algicola. Encoded proteins:
- a CDS encoding ABC transporter permease → MRHFFILLKHELRMLFISPPTYIAAVLFLSLMGFLYWAILRGMINTPSEVLPTVQFFSIFWIPVFFVVPLLTMRSIAGERSIGTLDTLMTTPTSRVAVILSKFAGAYLFYMLLWVLTIGFPFITQKLYPHAAESGALLDLAPLAGSFLFLATSGMLFISIGIFASSVTRSQLVAGMLSFTTLFVVIIGGQQMANLADAGGELSSWVVATVNYLQIFEHLDDFSRGIIDTRPFFYYASTTFLLLGLSTLVIEAKA
- a CDS encoding DUF6901 family protein → MNLTAPDTIKYVFGLGAEELIFTIGIGKSSTHTRPPIPIPQPYPEWTKLETKQCPNCPLTSPSCLHCPAAVRVHEVLETFKNSASVEQIDLSVVTHRRIFKQQCDLQSALNSMLGLQMATSGCPILEKLRIMANFHMPFCSFGETLHRTVSAYLTQQFFIYKEGGEADWDLDGLKMYYQELETLNRAFSERIQVLEESDAASNAIIMFFAASIVVADAIEDGLAEYKDYFTGKSAQPPAGE
- a CDS encoding GldG family protein; protein product: MQINRFNEYRVARRFRIVNRSVQIVLGLCLIASLNYLAAKYYGRIDLTQSGSYTLAPESKAYIRELEEPVDIIVTIPNDPDVAEQQQIHQHLRKIFREYEAAGMHEGKAYINIEFVDIYRQRKRAQELANKYNLTQENIILVAMGERTREIRQADLYEVENNQIAGFRGEKAITSAIIDVSSKDEDKIYFLVGHGEMRLDDVDPLRGLSQLEAFLRERNYTLATIDLAVDENVPADADLIVVPSPQASLLPEEVEKLRRYMNERNGRMIVLIDPGRRHGMEELFYDWGVLADDMVVVDDGPDFRSQGGDLIIRRFAEHPITNLLVDYQITALFGQPRPMRTDPGSLKDPRLKVTQIIGTSDQSWGERDYRTQDPIQFDAGRDLKGPITIATVSTRTAGTELGINIPGGRFVAFGNSDFITNNRLRAFGNRTLFFNSINWALSKNSLLKIATRPLESYQVVMSERDLNRILIYFAILPGATALLGLLIYLIRRR
- a CDS encoding ABC transporter ATP-binding protein codes for the protein MESTPSIRVKDLTRQYGALTAIHKVNFTVNPGEVVGFLGPNGAGKSTTMRILSGIMSATSGSAWVGGICVAQNPHEVKRKIGYMPENNPLPDDMRVVEYLRFRARLKEVPSRKLRATVQEAMEICDLARTARRKIIGTLSKGFRQRVGIADALLGDPEVIIMDEPTIGLDPHQIQGIRKLINNLRGKHTVILSSHILPEIERSCDRVIIINRGRIVASGTSTELREEFLPGNRFSLLIDGDSEAVLPCLAQNGLEASILENTPQAENHCKLTLRIEKEGEIGPQLIQALSNQAGFTLHSLAPREPNLEEIFLAATKRSWEETIETKPKIST